The DNA region tgtaatcccagcacttcgggaggccaagcagggcagatcacctgaggtcaggagttcgagaccagcctgaccaacatggagaaaccccgtctctactaaaaatacaaaattagcctggtgtggtggtgcatgcctgtaatcctagctacatgagagtctgaggcaggagaagtcactcaaacccagggaggcagaggttgcagtgggacaagatcgcaccattgcactccagcctgggcaaggagcgaaactctgtctcaaaaaaaaaaaaaaattaccccagGGAGCCTGTGGTCACAGTtgcgtgggaggctgaggctggcagatcacttaaccccaggaggttgaggctgcaatgagctgtgatcacgccactgcactccagcctgggcaatagagcaaaaccctgtctctaaaaaaattaagtgtatACCAGAGCAAGATCTCGTAACACACCTTGTCCGTTACATCAGGGAAAACATTTGTTCTCTTTTACTTCCATGTTTAACTTCGCCTGACACAGCTATTCATAGCCACATTGTGATTACAGTAAGTCACTGACCAAAAATGTCCTGAAAGCCAGGGCTACGTTCAGTCAGAATGAGCTCCTGCAGGTCTAGAATTGTTAGAACAGCCGCCCTGTAACAGCTGGTTATAGCCGCCCttcatattaattatttaaatgttacatCACTTAAGACTTTTATACAGTTTCCCCCAAATGCCACAACTTCAATCTGTAGCAATGAGCAACTAGCAGACACATTGGAAGTGTTTAAGAAGCCAACCTCTAAGAAAAGGAACAGAAGGAACAAAAACCCCAATTAATGCGAAATCATCCCAGATAATGACAGGTATTTAGGTAGCCTGGTTTAGCTAGGGCCTGGAAAAGAACAGATCGGGTTTAAAGAGTGGTCTGCCGGTAACACGATGCAACGCGGTTTGCCGTGCACTTGGCTTCCTGCTTCCAGCCTGTGGCGCCTCTTTCAGGAGCCCAGTTCTGAGTCTCTGATGCCGATGTCCTATATTTACCGACTCAAGACGCTTGCCCATGTGAGAGTCCACAAACTCTGGCACAGAAGGCCCCAGATCTGCTCAAGAAGCTGTGGGATCAGCCACAAAATCTCACTAACGCCAGGTTTCTGTCCTGCCCTCCCTGGCATTGAAGTGGAAATGGAACAGAGAGGCTGTGTTCAGGTTGCTGTCCTGCCTGCCGCCCAGCAGTGCAGCTTGAGCCTCCTTTTATGAGAGGTTTCCGCCCAATTCTAGATCTATATTGATGCGTTTACACATGTAGAGACGTGCACATATCACATGTGCAACTAGCGTGAGCCCTTTTCAGACAATTAGTCCGACCCAGGTCACCGTGGATCCAGGATGAGTCAGGGGAGTCTTCATATGCAAAACCTCAGAATCGAAAATGCGGAAAGAGGCTCCATTCACTCCTCAGGCTTCCTGTCATCTCAGGTCGGGGTGGGAGAAGGCCTAAGAGGTTGCATGATAAAAAGATTGGACTGCTGCATTGCTAGTtttgaaaattcttatttttggAGGGATGTTTGGGGATAAAATTCCAAAGGAAAGCAAATGTCTcttataaattatgaaaaaagttTTGTTACAACCTAAGTcagaaaagattttctttttttttttttgagacagaatctcgctcagtcgcccaggctggagtgcagtggccggatctcagctcactgcaagctccgcctcctgggttcacgccattctcctgcctcagcctcccgagtagctgggactgcaggcgcctgccaacatgcccagctaatttttttgtatttttagtagagacagggtttcaccgtgttagccaggatggtcttgatctcctgacctcatgatccgcccgcctcggcctcccaaagtgctgggattacaggcgtgagccaccgcgcccggccgaaaaggTTTTCATTAGTCATATATGTGTGGCAAATACAGAGAAGCCACAGACAACGAGGGGAGCTGCGGTTTGGGTAGGCTCAGGGTGCTGCTTTCCCTGAGGGCCAGCTGGGTTTGGCCCAGGGTGAAGTGGAGCATTCACTTCCCACCACGGTTCCTCCCGTACTCGCTGTCTCCAGCCTCAGGTTCTGAAAGGCAGAGACTCCTAGCCTCGTTGAAGGATGGCTAGAGAGCCACGGGAGATACCTAGGGGCAGGCCCACGGTATATGTTTACTGCTTTCTACAAATATGAGATCTAAAGAGAATAAAGCAGGGGTGGTTCCTATCAGTGTGGAGCGAGCCCCAGGAAAGCCTCCTGGTGGCTGTCGGGCCTTGCTCACGGCCCCTTTCTCTTTCAGGGAGAGGCTTCTCCACAGTGGTATCCTGCTGCGTGCCCCTCCAGGACAGCACCCAGAGGCCCGAATTGCTGCCACGCAGAGAGCGCTCGGCCTCACCCCACGTTTTCCTTAAGTTCTGTCTAGTAATTCCACTTTGGAGAGGAGGGTGTTGCTTGACAGATTTAGAGAGTTGATGTAACTTCCTTGGATCAGTTGTGTTGGCTCCATCCCCTACCTGCTCAGCCCTGCACAAAGTGGCTAAGCACGCCAGACTGCCCGGCTCCGAAGAGGATGGCCACCTGCCTCTGTCCCGGCCAGTCGTGGCAGGAAGATGGAAATTCCTCACTTTGAATGTCCctagattcattttatttttgtttgtttattttatttgaaggacggagccttgctctcaccctggctggagtgtggcaatcacagctcactgcagcctcagcctcctgaagctcTGGcatcacaggcgtgagtcactgtgcctggccccatagACTCATGTTAGCATAAACAAATAGGAAATGTACACAGCTCAGGAAATGGCTAATAGATACTTAAGTCCCCccaaacagaaatatatttcctctgaagagcgcagtggctcatgcctgtaatcccaacactttggaaggctgaggcgggcagatcacttgaggccaggagtttgagaccagcctggccaacatggtgaaattctgtccctactaaaaatacaaaaaattagctgggtgtggtggtatacgcctgtaatcccagctacccaggaggctgaggcagaagaatcacttaaacccaggaggcggaggttgcagtgggccaagattgtgccacggcactccagtctgggcaacagagcaagactctatctcaaaaacaaaaaaaaaaaagaaaatgacaaagttattttttctctctaaCTCATAACTGGGGCCAGAGTCAGGGTGACATCACTGGGAGTGCCAGTGTGTGGAGGCTGTCCCCTGACCAGTCCACAGTCACCAAGGGCAGGGGCTGCGGTGCACAGACTGCATTGTTCTGGCGTGGAGGGGGGTCCCACAAAGGCCTTGCCAGCTCATGGGACCCCACTGGCAGCCAGCACAGTGGCAGAAGCCTCCGATGGGCAGTGAGCCGTTGCCAGGACCCTGTGGTCCCGTGGTGTCTGTGGCCACCAAACAGATGACAGAACCAGCCCCTCTTGTTCAGCCGCCTGGGAGGCTGCTCCCAGGCCCATTGAGCTTGAGGATTCTTAACCACTCACCAGCTCTCTTCAGTTCCCCTTCAAATGCTGTTTTGTCTCAGCGGAACGTACTACACCCTGTATTTCCTCGCCACGCTCCTGATGATCACATATAAAAGtaagtcaggccgggcgcggcggctcacgtctggaatcccaacactttgggaggccgaggcgggcggatcacttgaggtcaggagttcgaaaccaacctggccaacatggggaaaccccatctctactaaaaacacaaaaagtagccgggcttggtggtgggcgcctgtagtcccagctactcagtaggctgaggtgagaggattgcttgaacccacaaggcagaggttgcagtgagctgagatggcgccattgcactccatcctgggtgacagagcaagaccctgtctcaaaaaaaaaaggaaaaggaaaaggcaagctgaggtggctgctgctgctgtgccaGGTAACTTGTGTTCCGTCTGCACCTCTGCTCTCCAGGTCAGGTATTCAGCTGTCCTCACCACTACCTGGTCCTTGATCTTGCTCTGCTGTTTCTGATGGGGATTCTGGAAGCGGTGCGGTTATACCTGGGTGAGTGGACGTTAGCACCGTGAAGAACCTGTCCTAAGAGTTGCTATCTGTTAGCACAGCCTTTCAATAGTGATTATTTTATAGTATGGTTCTCGGAGACGTTTTTTATCCAAACTGCTTACCCAGTTGCTTTGCAGGCTCACCTTACAGTGTCATTAAGTATTAATTGAGAAGTTTTGTCCCAGAGACAGACAACGCTGGGGGCATCGTTGGGAGAGACTGTGTTTGGAAGTGTGTCTTGTAGAAGTCACTGGTTAATGGCACTGAGATCAGAAGCccagcccaccaccacatccggagCTCTGGAATATTCACCAGCACCCCCTTCCCCTTGGCCTTAGCTGTCGGAGGAGAGAGCCCTGGAGAGTTCTGCCAGGTCCCAAAAGGCAGCAGAGTCTAGAGGGGTGGGAGCCCCCAGCCTCCCGAGTCCAGCTCTAGGGATCCCCAAGTCTGCAACCCCTTCAAGTGACCTACTTTTTTTGAGAGGTCTCACTcagttgtgcaggctggagtgcagtggtgcaatcacagctcactgcatccttgaccacctgggctcgagcaatccccctgcctcagccctccccctcttcccaagtacctgggactataggcaccccccaccatgcctggctaatttttttttttttttgtagagacaaggagacagggtttctttttttttttttttgagatagagtctcactctgtcgcccaggctggagtgcagtgacgcaaactcggctcactgcaagctccacctcccaggttgacagcagtctcctgtctcagcctcctgagtagctgggactacaggcgcccgccaccacgcccggctaattttttgtatgtttagtagagacagggtttcaccatgttagccaggatggtctcaatctcctgacctagttgtctgcccgcctcggcctcccaaagtgctgggattacaggtgtgagccaccgctccctgctggagacaaggtttcactatgttgccctggctggtcttgaactcctgggctcaagcagtctgcccaccttggccttccaaagtgcctgACCTCACTCCCCTTTTTTTAACCACAGTTTGTTCAAGGATATATTCTTGTACAAGATTCAAGGGGTGCAGAAGTAAAACATGGAAATTTGCCCTCCCCAGAGCtcacctctgtggccagtggggTGCAGGCTTCCAGCCGTCTGCGTGCTCATGGTCATAACACGTGCACCTAAACACATGTGTATGTGAAACATTGCTCTACCGTGGGGAACGCAGTGGGCACTTCCAGGGCGCTTTGCGCTTGCCAGGCTGGAATCTTGGACCCCTCTTGTTCACAAACAGATACATCTCTGATGCTGGATGTCCAGTGAGGAACCGAGGCTGCAGAGAAGGGTGTCCCCCACCCTTCCTCTTGTTATCAGGCCTCAGACACACTAGGAGGATGGAGGCGAGTTCTCTCAGTTGCCCATTCCACTGAGGGGTGCCCGGCCGTCAGTGTCTTGTCTGCACTTACAGATGGTCCTGGAGCCTCTACAGCTTGCCCCCCAGAGTGGGCACTGCTGGGAGGGTGCGAGCGCCACTGCTGCACGGAGGCCCGGTTCTTGGCCGGATCTTCGGGGACCTGGGCCTGCCCCAAGGTGGTGGGGACAGGGTGTTGTCTGGCCCTGCTGGGGGCTGCTAGGCCAACGGGGACCCTCCCCAAGCGTGCCGCACGCTGCAGGGTCTCCAGGCACCTGGGCTCAGCTAGTGACTGACACATTTGTTTGCTAAATACGCAGTTTCGTTTTTAATACGTATTCATGAAATTTTCCAGACCTGGCCTTGGaccagagaaaaatattttgcgaatttttcaaaaaaatcccTTCAGTTCCACTTGGAATTAGGAAAAGGTGGCAGATGCAGTTGAATCATTTTAGAAACCAAATTCACCCTCGCCCACACAGCCGACCCAGAAGACCCAGAGACAGATCACACTGGTTTTACAGGGGCACTTGCCCCAGGAGGGGCTCATGCCCGTGCTGCACATGCTCTCTGGCTCTCCTGAGTTCTGGGTGGCCATGGGGGCTGTTTCCCTGGAATTCCCCGGGCCCCGGAGGAACATAGGGCAAGGATCTGCTCTGGTCCCAGCAGCCTGCCAGGTACCTGTGGGCGGTGGGCTCTGGGGATCACCATCCACCACCTTCACTCCCCCTTTTGCTCTGTTCTCCAGGTACCAGGGGCAACCTGACAGAGGCTGAGAGGCCGCTGGCCGCCAGCCTGGCCCTCACGGCCGGCACCGCCCTCCTCTCTGCCTACTTCCTGCTTTGGCAGACCCTGGTGTTGTGGGCCGACTGGGCCCTCAGTGCCACACTCCTGGCCCTTCACGGCCTGGAGGCCGTCCTGCAGGTGGTTGCCATTGCAGCCTTCACCAGGTAGCTGCGGGCACCCAGAACACCCCACACTGGGGCCCTCCTCCTGGGCCCGACCAGTCCCCCAGCTGTCACCTCCCCGTTCCTGGACAGGAAGGCACTTTTCCTAGTGCCTGTCCATCGATGGTTTTGGATGGCTCCATCTGTCCTGGCAGGGGTGGAAGCAGGAGCCAGAGCAGAACAAACTGCTGGAGGCCCTGGTGTTGGGAACAGCTGCAGGGAGGGTAGGGACCACACAGAACTGCCTTCAAGGTGAGTCCTAGGAGCGCATACTCAGCCCTGTCAGTGGGGTCTGGCTTCAGCAGCCAGGCCTCCATGGACCCCCATGGGCCTCCAGGGCTGAGAGGGAGGACAGAGCCCTTCAGAACAGAAGCCTCGTCTCACCGCCTCCCCCATCATCCCCTAGTTCCCTGATGGTCCTAATTTGTGTTCTGAGACCCCAGTTTACTCCGTGGCCAGGCCCCAGCTGTGTTTCCAAGTCCGGCTGGAGAAGCAGGATGGGGTAGGCCTTGTGCTCTGAGTGCCCCCAGCTCTGCCTCACAGGCAGGCAGGCCCCGGGGGCAAGAGTGCACTCTGGGTTCCTAAAGCAATAAATGCAAACAAGCCAACAGCTCTGGTGCTTGAGAATTTCCATCTCAGCCACACTCCTCCCTTTAGGGGCTTCGGAGGAGAGGTCAGGGCTGAGGCCGGGGATGGGACTGCAGGAGAGAGAGCAGCTGCGGGGGCCCACATTCTGAGCCTCCGTCCACTCCAGTTTTAGCGACTTTTGCCTTTTGCACTGAGTGCTAAACAAATTCTagctctgtgatttttttttcccattcccagATTTACTGTAAGTTCTCCTTAAAAAGTATCTAAGCTGTTAATAGTAGCTTTCCCTTCATTTGGTTCTATTGTGTGTTTTCTATGTTTGGAATAATCACATCCTAATATCTATAGATATTTTCTCTTCACcgcattttgtaaataaagagaTGTGTATGCCTCCTTGAATTCTCCTAATTATGGCCACCTCCCCGACCCCATCACCGGTTCTCCCACCCTTCAAGAGAGCACACCCTGCTTGCCAGCTGGTCAATTCCTGGCTGGCCTCGCCCTCGGGCCCTGGCTGCTGGGCGCCTTCCGTTCGGTGGACTCCTGAGGGCAGGAGGCTGCGGGACTGTCCTGGGCCTCCACTGGGGCTCTCTCAGCTAGGGTGGCTGTGGCTGTAGCACCCGGACAGACTTTCCTGCCTGTCTCCGTGGAAGCGATAAGAGCACCCCGTTGTCCTGGGCGGACTTGCTTTGACCTGCATATCACCCCCAGAGGCCACAGTGAGGACCTGCAGGCTGACTTGCAGGACAGCCCTCAGGACCCGCTTCCCACCCCTGCGCCCTTGCAGCAGAACCACACACGCCAGCGCCTGAGCTCCTTGGGCCCCCTCCCTCACCAGCGCCTGCACTCGCAGAGGACCGGCTGGGCGTGCCTGCCATCTGAAGGACTCAGCCCATGAACCATGCAGACCAGGGAAGGGCCTCCTCCCCAAGGCTGGAGACCTGTTACCTTCATGGTTAATGGATCCTGACACCTCCAGTCTCAGTGGGCGCACAGGCAGTGGTCACCTGTTCCACAGGGAACGCCATGGCTGCAGGTGGCCCCGGAGTGGATGGAGCCTGAGAGACCATCCTGTACCGTCTCCTGAGGGTAGGCTCTGCACTCACAATCGTGTTGACAGGCACCCATTCAGGAGTGGAGAGGGACACCCCCCCCGGCTGTGCCCTCCAGCGCCTGTTTCCCACTTGGCCACTCCCAGCTCTGCTTCCAGGAAGGGTGAGGGCAAGGGTGCACCGTGGGGTTGGCGTGTGTGATCCCTGAGCTCTGGGTCAGGGCAAGCTCATGCATGGAGCAGGATCATGGCATGCAACCTGCAGGATCAAACTGCAAAGGCCGTAAACCAGGAAGCCAGGCCTTGCCCGGGCTCAGGGGCAGGCACTGGGCCCGGAGGAGGAGGGCCACTTCCTGCCACCCCTCCACCGAGCTCACCTGTGGCACCTCCCCAGGAAGTGCTCTGGCCAGACCAGGGTAAACACGCTAGCCCTGCCCCTCTGGGACCGGGGACCGGGGACCCAGACTCTTGGGCCACACTCATTCCCACCCCTACCCAGAACGGCAGCCGGAGCCTTGGGTCCCTGCATGGGCCTGGGGTGCCCTGTGCCCCTTCACCTCCTCATCCAGTTTACTGCTGTGGCAGCCGGTGCTACCCGCTGTGTCCGCTGCACCCTGGCCTGTTCTGAGCGGTCAGAGCAGCTGGGCAGCAGGACCATCCTGGGAGCCAGGTAGATGAGGACAGAACCAGACACTCCCCGTGTAGTGGGCAGAGGGTGGGGCCTGGGCCTGGCCACTGGGGCAGTGCAAGGAGAGGCATCCTGAGAGGGCCTCAGGTGTCCCCACCAACCCCGACACCCCATCTCTCAGTGTCCAGGCTGGGCAGAAAAGGGGCCTTGGAGGAGCCCCTGCACTGTGAAGAAGGGAGGCCCCGTCCCACTCCGGGAGCTCAGGGCCCCAAGCCTGGGTCTGTGGCATGGTTAGGTCCTGCCTGACACCCACCCACTCACAAGCCTCTACCCAGCTTCCCCAGACCTGGGGCAGGCCCGCTAAGGGAAGCGACTCTGCTCCACGCCTGGGGCACCTGGCTCGGCGAGGCTCTGAcctccccagggctggggccCTTCCAGCATCACGCCAGCGCTGCCCCCGAAGTCCCATTGGCAGCATCCCCCTGTCCCCCCCGGCCTGCTGGGGCGCAGCTAGGCCCTGTCCAAGGAAGAGCTCGAGGCCTCGCCCTGCTCATCCCGCCCTGCTCATCCCGCGGAGGCGGCCCTGCGCCCCGCCTGTCCCCAGGGCCCCAGCGCCAGGGGCGAGGCCCGCAGAGGGGCCCCCCAGGTGGGTGTTGGGGAGGGCGGAGAGGGCTGGGGCTAGAGCCCaggcgggggcggcggcggcggcggggcggAGCTGGGTCCGAGACCGGCGGGGGCGCCTCCATCCCACGCCCTCCTCCCCCGCGCGCCCGCCCGCTCGCTCTCTGGTGACTCCGCAACCTGTCGCTCAGGTTTCTCCTCTCCCAGCCCCGCCCCGGCCCGGCCCCGCCGAGCGTCCCAGCCGCCCGCGAGAGACCGGGCGCCGCGGCCGAGGCGCGAACAGACGGACGCACGGGCGAGCGCCGAGGGGACAGGCCGAGCGCGGGGCGCCGGGAGCAGGTGAGCGCTGCGGACCCGGGGGAGCGCGCCCacccgggcctcagtttccccggtGGCGATGGGACGCGGGGCTTCTGGTTCCGGACACCGGGCCGGGCGCGGCGTCGCAGGGCGCGGAACACTTGGAGGGCGGCTGGGCCGGGGGCGCGGGGCAGGGGGCTGGGGTCCTGGCCGGGCCCCCGCCTCTCCTGGACGGGTCCTGCTGCAGCCCGGCCTGCCCGCGTCGGTCCTGGGCGGCGGCTGGCGAGCAAGGATATTTTTAAGCCAGCGATGGGTGACTCACCCGCCCCGTCCTGCCCCTTCCCAGCTCTGGGGCTTGGTGGGGGCAATCCCTGCGTGCGGAGAGCGCAGGTGGTACGGAGGCTTCTCCCGCTTCTGTGGGCCGCAGGACCTTCCCGAGGTGAGCACCGCACGCCCACTCCCTGTGGGCCGGAGCCAAGAGGTACTTCCTGGGTGTCGGAGCCCAGAACGAAGCCAGTGGCCCGGGAAGCACCAGCTGGGTCAGTCTCCAGGTCAGGGTCGGGGGTGGGAGTTTCAGGggggaggagaggctgggacGGGGGCTGCAGAGGCCCTGCCAGGTGAGGCAGCAGGGTGGGCTGGCAGGAGCCTGTGGGCAGGCGAACTTCGGCCATCCTAGATTCCTGGTCTCTGGGTCCAGCTGCCTGGCGTTGCCCCTTGCTGTGGGGTGTCCCTGGTggcaggggagggggaggcagggcCAGGCATGCCTGGacctctgcccccacccacccTGTGCCCAATCCCAGGGAGGCAGGCCCAGCTGGCGACGGCCCCTCCCCTCACGGCCCCTCCTCCCCTTGCTGGCCCTCCTTGGTCCCAGCCTCTCCTGGGCCTGCTTAGCACCCAGGCCTTGTTGGCACAGCGCTCCCACGGGGCCTTCTCTGCCTGCTTGGGTCTCCTTCCCTACCCTCAGCTTCCCCAGCTTATCCCTTTCTCCTTCAAGACATAGCTTCCAAACCAGGACACGGCCAGGGCCTGAGGGGCACCCCCATTCCAGGGCCCCACCCGGCTCCCATGAGGGCAGCCTGGAGCCCCCATGACTCAGCTGACCCCtacccaaggtcactcagcatgtggagctggaatttgaacttgGAGCCTGTCTCTCTACCCTCTTGCCCTGCTGGGACCGCCTCCCCTCCACAGCCCGACTGACAAGGCACCCGGCTCTGCCTCACTTCACACCGGGAAAATGACCACAGTACAAAGTGCAGCCTGGGCCTCCAGGGCTTGGACCCCACCCCCAGTGGGCCAAAGAAGCCTCCCCAGGGGGCGGGGCTCCCACGGGTCAGGAGGCAGCCCCATACCCAGGTGCTTCAGACCCAGACACCACACCTGGACCCACCCCACTGcagcctggccctgcctgggCCTGAGGTCCCCCATACCCTGGAGGCAACCGAAGGACGGGAACCTGGCCTTCCCCGGGGGGGTCGTGTGTCACAGCCCTCCATGTTTGCGTGCCTGCAGGCCTGGGTGCGAGGGTGCGTTGGTGTCTTGCCCAGGTGTGTGCCTGGACACACGTGCCTGGCGCCCTTGGTGAACCCCGCCAGGAATCCCATTAAGCAAACACTCAGGCTTGCCACTGAGCCCGTGAACATTCCAGACATTCTCCacggagagagagacagaggaagtgGCCACGCCCCCTTGGTGCACCCAGCCCCTCATGGCAGAGGCAGTGCCCCCGGGCCCCCCAGACCCTCCCTCTAGGCCAAACCTGGTCAAACCAGAAAGTCCTGGGTGCTGCGGGCCACTCCCTTGACCCTCCATACCAGCAACGCTGGCCGGTGACCCCCACCCTGGCAGACCCAAACTCTGAAGCCACAGGGGACGGCCCTGTGGCCCTGGCAGGAGGCGGATGGTGTGGACCTGTGGGGAGCTGGTCACAGAGCCACAGAACAGCCAGGTTCCCACAGGGCATAGTCCCCTTGGGGCAAGTCAGCCTGGTTCAAGGCCATCAGGCTCTGCCCATCACCCTGGGAAGGCCCCAGGGTCCAGCCCAAATCAGAcccacctgcctgccttggcagctgggccttagtttccccaAAATGCATCAGGGAAGAGGGCGGCGCTGGGAGCCCAGAGACAGGCTCTGGGGATTCTACCCCTGGGGAGGCCAGAGGCGCCAGCTGCCTACCCCACAGCCACCCTACCTCGTTGCAGGGGCAGTGATACTGTGTGTTGGGGCCACTGGACTGGCTCCCAGTCTCAGCCCCCACCACACCCGCCCTCCAGTCCCTCCCCTGGGCTTGGCTGCCAAGGGTCCTGTGCTGGCCGCCTGGACACATCCCTGCCCTCGGGGTGAGGACACGCCACACCCCGGGACCCCAGGGTTTCCTGCCCGCACGGACTGTTCCCAGCCAGGCCTCCCAGGCCCAGGAAAGAACTAAGAGCTGGCCTCTTTGCTGGGGCCTGGACAGAGGTGGCATGCGTGGGTGGCAAGTCCACATGCATGTGCAGGAGCCCCTTGGGGtgcaggcctggggtggggcaggagtggCAGCTCCAGCCGGGCTCCCTCTGGACTTCAggatccacccccacccccagctctagCCTCACCTCTCCTGCCATCCTGCAGCTCCCACccaccctcccccaacccccaccacaccccctccccacccccatcacaCACTCCTGCCCCCTCCACACCCCCCACCACACTcccgccccctctccccaccccctcccccaacaccccCAGCATGtccccctccccctacccaccCCATCCCCTCTCCCCCCAGCACCAGGGCCTTGAACTCAACGCTGCCCAGCTTGGAAAGTGCCTTCTCCCCCCAGGACCCTCATCAGAGCCTCCCAGGCAGCCTCTGGGGGTCCCTGTGGAGCACCTAGGGTCTGGGGCATGATGAGGCTGAACGACTGCCAACTGGGACGTGGGGCCAACTGGGATGTGGGGCAGGAGTTCTGTCCCCCAAGAGACCCCTGCCCAGGCCAGGCCAGTCAGGGCTCTGGcccagggaaggaggggagacGCCAGCCAGGCCGGGAGGAACTGTCAGCACAGCCCCTCTGTCCACCCAGGTTTGAGACAGGCACTGGCCTCAGACCCGGGCCACACTGAGGTCTGCCCTTCTCCTGCTGGCCGCTGCCCGGGACACCATGAGCCAGTCCGGGGCTGTGAGCTGCTGCCCGGGTGCCACCAAGTGAGCCCCCCCGCCCATCCCGAATACCCCACCCTCACCCTCCGAGCAGTCCCCGGGGAGGGGTGCAGTTCGGCCCTGCCCTCACAGCCCCTCCCCTGCAGCGGCAGCCTGGGCCGGTCCGACAGTGTGGCCAGGATGAGCCCCAAGGACCTGTTTGGTGAGTGAGGTTTGAGAACGTGCTGGACGTCACGGGAGAAATGGGCGCTGCGTCCAGGCTGGGGACAGCCGCCCCTGCCCCACagctgtgcctggcctggcccagGGGATCCCTGGGTGCCCAGGGAGGCTTCTGGACCCTAATCAACCTTCTGAAAGCTCCTGGCCGCTGGATCCCCTCCCCCACAGCTGTAAGGGGAGAGGCCTTTACTAATAATTCAGGGAGCATCAATATTGATTCCGCTGCACTCCTTGCTGCAACCTGATCACAGGGGGGTTCAGGCAGGATGAGCCGCCAGCTGTCTGCTCCAGGAGGGGGGCCTGGCCAGCCCCCACTTTCCTGCACTCTGCCCTTCCCCAGACACGATCCCACCCTCTCCCTAGCTAGATGCACCCTTCCcttgtgactttggacaaggtGCCTAGTCTGGAAAGCGAGAAGCCCTGGGAGGGCAGGGATGGTGAAGCTGGCAGCTCTCAGAGTGGGAAGCATGGCTGCGACCCCCTCCTGTCCCCTCACCCTCTGGGACAGGAAGCCCCCCGGCACAGGCTCCCCAGTCCCCACTCTGAGCGAGCCCGTCGCCTTCTCGGAGCTGCGTCCTTCTCCAAGGGGGCTTCCTGCAGGTCCTGATTTCACACCCACATCCTTCCTGGTGGC from Rhinopithecus roxellana isolate Shanxi Qingling chromosome 15, ASM756505v1, whole genome shotgun sequence includes:
- the TMEM80 gene encoding LOW QUALITY PROTEIN: transmembrane protein 80 (The sequence of the model RefSeq protein was modified relative to this genomic sequence to represent the inferred CDS: deleted 1 base in 1 codon), which translates into the protein MLPNLGSPPPPFRKCPSGAGRTNRASAVARTSAPETRRGRAPSSGDAKMAEGARARGPRGCRDRDRPAGGAGKMAAARRGRGFSTVLSSVPLQMLFCLSGTYYTLYFLATLLMITYKSQVFSCPHHYLVLDLALLFLMGILEAVRLYLGTRGNLTEAERPLAASLALTAGTALLSAYFLLWQTLVLWADWALSATLLALHGLEAVLQVVAIAAFTR